GGGTCTCGACTACGTTGACATCTTCTATCACCACCGTCCTGATCCCGATACGCCGCTTGAAGAGACAATGTCCGCGCTGGACTTCATCGTCCGCTCCGGGCGCGCCCTGTACGCGGGCATTTCGTCCTACTCGGCATCCCAGACCCGCGCCGCATCACGCATCCTCCGCGATCTCGGAACTCCGTGCGTGATTCATCAGCCCCGGTACAACCTCTTCGATCGCTGGATTGAAGGAGAGCTTGTCGGCGCACTGGAGGACGAAGGGATCGGGTGCATCGTCTTCTCTCCTCTCGCGCAGGGAATGCTGACCAACAAGTATCTGGCCGGGATTCCGGACGACTCGCGTGCAGCCAAGTCGCACGGCTTTTTGACGACCGAAGATATCACCGACACGAAGCTGGAGATGGTCCGGTCACTCGACCAACTGGCGCGGGACCGAAATCAGACGCTCGCTCAGATGGCGATCGCATGGACGCTCCGGTTCGAAACCATCACGTCGGCGGTGATCGGAGCGAGCAAGCTCTCGCACGTCGAAGACGCAGTGAGTTCGCTTTCCCGCCTCGATTTCTCAAGCGAC
The nucleotide sequence above comes from Rhodothermales bacterium. Encoded proteins:
- the mgrA gene encoding L-glyceraldehyde 3-phosphate reductase — translated: MTYLANVKRYDDMTYRRCGRSGLKLPLISLGMWHNFGEVDSMANARTLIRVAFDLGVTHFDLANNYGPPFGSAEETFGKILKTDLRPYRDELIISSKAGYLMWPGPYGEWGSRKYLVASLDQSLKRMGLDYVDIFYHHRPDPDTPLEETMSALDFIVRSGRALYAGISSYSASQTRAASRILRDLGTPCVIHQPRYNLFDRWIEGELVGALEDEGIGCIVFSPLAQGMLTNKYLAGIPDDSRAAKSHGFLTTEDITDTKLEMVRSLDQLARDRNQTLAQMAIAWTLRFETITSAVIGASKLSHVEDAVSSLSRLDFSSDELQRIDEILAGHS